In Yamadazyma tenuis chromosome 7, complete sequence, the sequence ATCACCGCCCCGTCACCAATCGTCACGCCCGGTAACACCACGATGTTGGCACCAAACCACACATTGTTCCCCACGGTGATGGGCTTGGCATACTCGACTCCAGCCAATCTCTGGTGGGGGTCGGTGGGGTGGGTGGCAGTAGTAAAGCATACATTGGGGCCCACCATCACGTTGTCACCGATGGTGATCAACGTGCAGTCCAAAAACGTGAGGTTAAAATTCCCATAAAAGCTCTTGCCAATGGTCACATTGCACCCATAATCCACGTAGAATGGAGGTTCAATGAACATATCGTCTTCGATCTTGCCGAAAATTTTCTTGAGGTACGCCAAGCGGGCGGCAGCGTGCTTGGAGATGTCGAAGTCGTGATCTTTCATGCGGATGTTACCATAGTCCAATGCCATTTCATGGCTCAAGTGACGGGCCATATGTAATTTGGGATCCCAGCAGTTATAAGGAACAGACAGAATCATTTTTTCGTACTCACGGCCTTTGGGGAGGTTGTTGAGGTTGGCGTAAGCATGGGCTACAAGGTCCTGATCGATTTCGGAGGGCTGAGGTCCACTGAAGGTCATTTTGAAGGAAGTTTGGTGAGTGCGCTTGGCACTTCGCAAAGCGAGTATTTGCGCGCGAGACCCATACACAAGAGAAAAGGTACTGACTTCGTTATCATTAACTACTTTTTAAGGCCAAAGAGTGaatgcttcttcttgtcaGAGCCCACACTATGGATGCTGTTGACATCTGAACTGACAACTCGTTTGAATTCGGCAGACTCTTCGTTGGTGCGAGATTTGATGCGATCTCCGAGATGGTGCAAGATTCCATGGCGATGCTTCTTCGACGACGAAGACACTACGCTGGCAGAATCGAAATCACTAACGCCTTCATCGAACGTTTTGGACGGAGCTCTCGAGACAGTTTTCCGCCGATCGGTGTCTTTATCAGCCTTCTTTTCGGCCCTCAACATCTGAGAATGTCTGgtcttctcttctttctctgcCCGAtgtttcaacttctcatcttttttgatcaacttggtgatccGCTTGTCAAGCTGTCGGTTGGTTTCGGCTCGGTTCAACTTAGGATCCGTTTTGATGGGCTTAAATGGTGTTAGCCCACCAAAGGCTCCGGGTCGAAGACTGGTGCTGGTACGGGCTCTTTCAAGTGGCAACGAAGCAAGATTGGATGTCGAACCGGTGGGTGTGTGAAGTCCCGATGTGAGGCCACTACCACCGCCGCCCTCACTGACGGGCCCCGAGGCTATTGCCGATTCGTTGTCGTTGACGGTAGGAACTCGGCTCAAGCTCACGCTGGTGGCTCTGCTGCCCATGGTGTTCAACGAAGAAGCAGATCCCACTGGATGCAATCTCACTTGTTCACTGTCATAGCTGCTTGTTCTGGGAAGAGGAAGGCGTTGGATCATGGCAACTGATCCACTACGGCGATCTCTGGTTCTGAACGCCTCTTGTCTTTCCTCGTATCGGTCTTGGATCCGAGCCATTTGTTCTTCCACATCCTTTTCAAATGTGGTCAACAATTTCCCCATTTGTTTAACGTTATTGACTCTAagcatcaacttcaaatcgGCTACAAACGTTACCGTTTCAAAAATCAAGTCAATAATGTAGGGGCTTGGAACTGGTGATACTGGGGACACTAGTTGTTCGAGAGTTAAAGtcaaatcaatttctttCTGCATCTGTTCGTCAATTTCTACCTCTTTTGTAGTTGCAGTTTCcggcttcttcttggtatCGATATCTCCACGGTCAAACACAGATTTTGATCTGGGTCCGATGTTGGGAAGATCGTGCTGGATGTCCAAGAACCCGGTACCAAAGTCGGTGTCGCTAGCATCACTGGTTGAGCTCAAATCCACTGAGGAATCTGTTTCTTTCTCCTTGTCTTTAGCTTCTACTCCTTCTTGCTCAGGGTAAGGAGCTGTGTCTGGCTCTGCTTCCATTTCTTTGTCATTCACTTCGTTGAAGTCAAATGTAGATGAGAGCTTGGATGATCTTCTGGAAGATTTAGAAGACTTTCTGGACGTCAGATCTCTCTTTGAATAAATACTTGTCGAGTGGATCTTCAatgttttcttcaacaacaccatA encodes:
- a CDS encoding uncharacterized protein (EggNog:ENOG503NVKP; COG:E); the encoded protein is MTFSGPQPSEIDQDLVAHAYANLNNLPKGREYEKMISSVPYNCWDPKLHMARHLSHEMALDYGNIRMKDHDFDISKHAAARLAYLKKIFGKIEDDMFIEPPFYVDYGCNVTIGKSFYGNFNLTFLDCTLITIGDNVMVGPNVCFTTATHPTDPHQRLAGVEYAKPITVGNNVWFGANIVVLPGVTIGDGAVIAAGCVVNRDVPANTVVAGVPGKVIKVMASDDAREAAIRDSSHGRLS